In the genome of Streptomyces sp. P3, the window GGCGTGCAGCACGTCGAGATGCGCCTGATCGGCGACCGGCCCCGCCTGATCGAGGTCAACGCACGCCTGGGCGGCGACATGATCGGACACCTCGTCCACCTGGCCACCGGCGTCGACCTCGCCCGTGCCGCCGCCGACATCGCCTGCGGCCATACCCCCGACCTGACGCCCAACCGCCACCAGGGGGCGGCGATCCGCTTCATCTACCCCGCCTACTCCGGCACCCTCACCGCCCGCCGCCTGACGGCACACGTCGGGGGAGTGGAGCGCGTGCGCTTTCAGCGACAGGCCGGCGACCCGCTCGTACTGCCACAGGACGGCGGCGACCTGTACACCGCCCGCATCGGCTTCCTGATCACCACCGGGCCGACCGCCACTATCGCCGAAGCCCGCGCCCAGGAGGCGTACCGCAACCTCGACGTCCAGGTCGCCCCGGTCCCGCCGACGGCCCTTACTACCGGCCAGGGCGCCGCGTGAGACAGACCGCAGTACCCGAGCTGGTGCGCAGCCGCCGCCTGCTGACCGGGTACTTCGCCGGACTGGGTGTGGTGATGGCCGTCTGGGGCGCGCGCATGCCCGCCGTCCAGAACGCCGCCAAGGCGAGTACCGCCGGGCTTGCCCTGGTCCTGCTGGCCGCCGCCCTCGGCATGGTCACCGGACTCCAGGCAGGCGGACGTCTCGCCCGCCCGGCCCGTCTGCCCGCGCTGCTGACCGGCGGTGCTATAGCCCTCGCCGCCTGTCTTGCCGTCCTCGGGCTCTGCTCCAGTCTGGAGAGCCTCCTGGCAGCGGCGTTCGCCTTCGGCATCGGGCACGGCGTGCTTGACGTCGCAGCCAATGCCGCCGCGGTCCGGTGCCAGGACGTCCACGGCCGCCCCATCATGGGCCGGCTGCACGCGAGTTACAGCCTCGGCGCCCTCCTCGGCGCCGCACTCGCCGCCACCACCGCCCACACCTCACACACCGTTCTGTTCGCCGCAGTGGCAGCTTGCGCCGCTGCTGCGGCAGGCGCGACCACGCGACTCACCCGCACCGTCGCCAGCCCCGCACTCGAGCCCGTCCACCACGGTGCTGCACCGGGCTCACCCGAGCCGAGGAGGTTGTCCCGGCACCGATTGTGGCTGCTCGGCGCGCTTGCCGCCGCCACGCTGCTGGGCGAAGGAGCCGCTGCCGACTGGGCCTCCGTCCACCTGCACGACCTCGGCGCGACAGCCGCGACCAGCGCCGCGGCGTACGGCCTCTACAGCGCCGCCATGGCCGTAGGCCGTCTCGCCGGAGACCGGCTCACCGCCCGCTTCGGCGCGGACACCGTCGTGCGCACCGGCGCCGCGTTGGCCGCGCTCGGCCTCGCCACCGGACTGGCCGGCTCCACCACCGTCTCTGCCCTCCTCGGCTGGACGGCCTTCGGCCTGGGCATGTCCGTCACGATCCCCAGCCTGATCACCGCCGCCGGCACTGGCGGACCCCGCGCGGTCGCCACCGTCGCGGTCACCGGCTACGTCGGCCTGCTCGCCGGCCCCGCCCTCATCGGCGCTCTCACCACCGTCACCGCACTGCCGCACGCGCTGCTGCTGCCCGCCCTCCTCGCCGCAAGCGTCGCCGTGCTCGCACCCAAAGCCTTGGAGAAAACGACCCCTTGACCCGCACCTCCGCCTCCCCGAGCGGCGTGGACGCCCTGATCCTCGACTACAACGGAGTCCTCGGTCTCCAGCCCAGCACCGCCATGTGGACCCGTCTCGCCGACCTCGCCGAGTGGCCCGACCGGCATCTCCCCTCGTTCCAGGACGCCTTCTGGGCTCCCCGCAACGCATACGACGCAGGGGAACTGAGCGATCTCGCCTACTGGGCCAAGGTCCTCGGACACCACCCCGGCCCACGGTGGCTGCGCACCCTGCGGGCCGCCGACACCGCCATGTGGACCCGCACCGATCCGTGCGTCCTCGATGTCCTGTACCGCGCCCGGGCCGCGGAGCTGCCGATGGTGCTGCTCTCCAACGCCCCGGCCCACCTCAGCGACGTCCTGGACGCCACCGTCTGGCGGCGCGAGCTGATGGACGACGCCTTGTACTCCGCCCGCCTGGGCCTGTGCAAGCCCGACCCGGCCGCGTACGAACACGCCCTGGCCGCCACCGGCGTCGCCGAGCCAGCACGCGTGCTGTTCGTCGACGACCGCGAGGACAACTGCCGGGCCGCCGCCCAGCTGGACCTGCGCACCCTCCACTACACCGGCCAATCCGCCTACCTGGAACGGCAGTTGCTGCCTGCCCTCGCGGCCAGCACCGGTTCCTGACTGCGCACCGCGCCGCTCACCCCTCGGCCCCAACCCTCAGGACTTTCGTGCCCGACACCGAAGAGATCGACGGCGACGTCTACGTCTCCCCCCGCTACCTCGCCGCCAGCACTTACACCGGAGACCCGGCTCTGGAACCGCTGCTCGCGCTCGGCTTCGACCTGCGTCACGACGACCTCGGCAACGTGTATGTCACCGCGCCCGATCACCGCGTCCGACTCGGCTATCTGCCCGAGGGAGACGACGACGGGCTGTGGCGCATCAACGCCTACAAGGACTCGTTCGGCCCGCCGGAGTGGGGCGTCTGCTTCAACGACCGCGTCCCCACCGAGTTCGTCCGCGCCTTCACCACCGCACTCGCCGAGGCGTACGAGCGTGGCCCGGACGCCTACCTCGCCAGGCCGGCCGCCGGGGTCGACGAGCACGATCCCTTTCTGGCTGTCGTGCCCGTGCTGAAACAGGGCTGGGAGATCGACCGCCCGCGCTGGGGCGTCTTCGCGGTCCAGTCCCCCGACGGGTTCGCCGGCCTGGAGTTCACCACCGGCGACCTCGATCCGGAAACCGAGCTGACCACACGCGACGCCCGGTGGCAGATGTGGGCGGGCAAGTCCATCGACCGGCCCGTCTGGTACGCCACGGCCAGCACCGACACTCCCGTCGCCCTGCTCACCGCCATCACCGAGTGCGTCGCCGATCCGGCTCCCCTGCCCCGGTGGCGCGAGGAGACCTTCAGCTACATCAAGGGCATGGCCCAGCTCACCCCGATCCTTCCGCCCGGACCGCCGGCCCCGACCCCGCTCGACGTGCGGAGGGCCGCCGCATCCCGCCGCCCGGCCGCGCTCCCCGCGGCCAGCGTCCCGCGCTGGAGCACCACCAGCCGACCGGCCCTGCCCCGTCCACGCCGATAGGACCAGCCCGACCCCCATCGGAGACCCCTCTTGTCCCTGCAGGCCCCCGAGTTCTTCGCCGAGCTGTGCCTCCCGTTCCACAACAGCACGGTCGTGGGCAACACGTACTTC includes:
- a CDS encoding DUF317 domain-containing protein, with protein sequence MPDTEEIDGDVYVSPRYLAASTYTGDPALEPLLALGFDLRHDDLGNVYVTAPDHRVRLGYLPEGDDDGLWRINAYKDSFGPPEWGVCFNDRVPTEFVRAFTTALAEAYERGPDAYLARPAAGVDEHDPFLAVVPVLKQGWEIDRPRWGVFAVQSPDGFAGLEFTTGDLDPETELTTRDARWQMWAGKSIDRPVWYATASTDTPVALLTAITECVADPAPLPRWREETFSYIKGMAQLTPILPPGPPAPTPLDVRRAAASRRPAALPAASVPRWSTTSRPALPRPRR
- a CDS encoding MFS transporter; translation: MRQTAVPELVRSRRLLTGYFAGLGVVMAVWGARMPAVQNAAKASTAGLALVLLAAALGMVTGLQAGGRLARPARLPALLTGGAIALAACLAVLGLCSSLESLLAAAFAFGIGHGVLDVAANAAAVRCQDVHGRPIMGRLHASYSLGALLGAALAATTAHTSHTVLFAAVAACAAAAAGATTRLTRTVASPALEPVHHGAAPGSPEPRRLSRHRLWLLGALAAATLLGEGAAADWASVHLHDLGATAATSAAAYGLYSAAMAVGRLAGDRLTARFGADTVVRTGAALAALGLATGLAGSTTVSALLGWTAFGLGMSVTIPSLITAAGTGGPRAVATVAVTGYVGLLAGPALIGALTTVTALPHALLLPALLAASVAVLAPKALEKTTP
- a CDS encoding HAD family phosphatase; translation: MTRTSASPSGVDALILDYNGVLGLQPSTAMWTRLADLAEWPDRHLPSFQDAFWAPRNAYDAGELSDLAYWAKVLGHHPGPRWLRTLRAADTAMWTRTDPCVLDVLYRARAAELPMVLLSNAPAHLSDVLDATVWRRELMDDALYSARLGLCKPDPAAYEHALAATGVAEPARVLFVDDREDNCRAAAQLDLRTLHYTGQSAYLERQLLPALAASTGS